One region of Catenuloplanes indicus genomic DNA includes:
- a CDS encoding RICIN domain-containing protein, whose protein sequence is MSASLRARSPRHCPPPGRPWPRRPVRASLAVVAVLAGVLVAAPATAGDTGAPAGTGAAASNETATARRTGDRVEVLGARTETGQTFANPDGSFTTELFATPQRVRKDGGWVPIDTTLHMRPDGAVTPVAVPVDLRLSGGGDGPLVTLAAEGGRIGLAWPAPLPVPRLAGDTATYPDVLPGVDLQVTATVAGYREVLVVKTREAAAQPALRELRFGMVTDGVEAELTGDGALIARDADGAALFTADAPMMWDTPAPPGPAARQHQARSGESPAPQRHSPMSARLSGGELTVVPDRDILTDPLARLPIYIDPAAETVWSNDWTHINKTYPSQSYWSYDRTNGAKVGYSNWESPIVTYRSFFLFGFGGWQGRVITGATFQAELDHSASCSFTPTDLYRTADINRSQSITWNSSSGGGTWHTWLAQATGRANASCGQGNALMEWGNVAGVVQGAADAGGQLTLGLRAPNEGDANQWKKFVTGGARLAVNWNAPPRVPESTSTVPPTGCGTQANPTPLNTAVPTFTTRISDPHNDNVYGRLEVREGTTVVHSSDTPSVTSGSVVAWPPVPAGKLPTDQPARVFSYAARADDGHLASAWTTACYFTVDTVTPGTPQIESDDFPDGEPNLPVGQVGTLRIAPGFGPQGTVDTDLSGYRYGFQQDKMTGWVAADGAGRAAIPMVLWTTARTLYVQAVDRAGNPSTHDTPCICTAWDLRAQAGTATPADTPGDVNGDGLADISTTLDLGYGRTAAWSLLSKSGGGLYPQPYLGWDTGINGGFDAYRIKQVRGDFTGDGLADIALFRDDPNNTLKLFLLRSDSHRYDAAGTPLWESAPGSVWKLTNIQPVATDADGDGRLDLVTMLRLGPAEFSLNVLRNTGSGTTVSIAAPAEWYRNPVGYAEPGRMKVVGGDFNGDGKGEVAFFYNYDNSTYGLTRLWMHSSTGAAFSSATQVWDSGAGNWEWGRGTPVAADFTGDGRTDIIQMYDYGAATRFFIFPAAATFLGVGAPTVWWDGAPAGTAFAAPKAELVPGDLNGDGRADLAALYEATGAAKVHLFISGTGGTSAVPPDLGTPAWTGSIGAVTGSVTPEPGRWYQVVASHSGKCLDVSNVGTTSGSKIHQWTCTATAGNQRVTFVPAGGGPYYEVRFENSGRCLDVDSYGRGDGSLLQIWDCLGTGNQQFRLEYLGGAGADVQVRLRAAHSDKCVGISGASLADGGVGVQWTCSGGPGTDHAYHVRLLP, encoded by the coding sequence GTGTCCGCATCGCTCAGGGCCCGGAGCCCGCGCCATTGCCCGCCGCCCGGGCGGCCGTGGCCACGCCGCCCCGTCCGGGCGTCCCTGGCCGTCGTCGCCGTCCTGGCCGGAGTGCTGGTCGCGGCACCGGCCACAGCCGGTGACACCGGAGCCCCAGCCGGCACCGGTGCGGCGGCGAGCAACGAGACGGCCACCGCGCGCCGCACGGGTGACCGGGTGGAGGTGCTCGGCGCCCGCACCGAGACCGGGCAGACGTTCGCCAACCCGGACGGCAGCTTCACCACCGAGCTGTTCGCGACGCCGCAGCGGGTCCGTAAGGACGGGGGCTGGGTGCCGATCGACACCACGCTGCACATGCGGCCGGACGGCGCCGTCACCCCGGTCGCCGTGCCCGTCGACCTGCGCCTCTCCGGCGGCGGCGACGGGCCGCTCGTCACGCTCGCCGCCGAGGGCGGCCGGATCGGGCTCGCCTGGCCGGCTCCACTGCCCGTGCCCCGGCTGGCCGGCGACACCGCCACCTACCCCGACGTGCTGCCCGGCGTGGACCTGCAGGTCACCGCAACCGTCGCCGGCTATCGTGAGGTGCTGGTGGTCAAGACGCGCGAGGCCGCGGCCCAGCCGGCGCTTCGCGAGCTGCGGTTCGGCATGGTCACGGACGGCGTCGAGGCCGAGCTGACCGGCGACGGCGCGCTGATCGCCCGCGATGCCGACGGCGCGGCGCTGTTCACCGCGGACGCACCGATGATGTGGGACACGCCCGCACCACCCGGCCCCGCGGCACGGCAGCACCAGGCCCGGTCCGGCGAGTCGCCCGCGCCGCAGCGGCACTCCCCAATGTCCGCGCGGCTGTCCGGCGGCGAGCTCACCGTCGTCCCGGACCGGGACATCCTCACGGACCCGCTGGCCCGCCTGCCGATCTACATCGACCCGGCCGCGGAGACCGTCTGGTCCAACGACTGGACCCACATCAACAAGACCTATCCGAGCCAGTCGTACTGGAGCTACGACCGGACCAACGGCGCGAAGGTCGGCTACTCCAACTGGGAGAGCCCGATCGTCACCTACCGGTCGTTCTTCCTGTTCGGCTTCGGTGGCTGGCAGGGCCGGGTGATCACCGGCGCGACGTTCCAGGCCGAGCTGGACCACTCCGCGTCGTGCAGTTTCACGCCGACCGACCTCTACCGGACCGCGGACATCAACCGCAGCCAGTCGATCACGTGGAACAGCTCGTCCGGCGGCGGCACCTGGCACACCTGGCTGGCGCAGGCCACCGGCCGGGCCAACGCGAGCTGCGGGCAGGGCAACGCGCTGATGGAGTGGGGCAACGTGGCCGGCGTGGTGCAGGGCGCAGCCGACGCGGGCGGGCAGCTGACGCTCGGCCTGCGCGCTCCGAACGAGGGCGACGCCAACCAGTGGAAGAAGTTCGTCACCGGCGGTGCCCGCCTGGCCGTGAATTGGAACGCTCCGCCTCGCGTGCCCGAGTCGACGAGCACCGTGCCGCCCACCGGGTGTGGCACCCAGGCGAACCCGACGCCGCTGAACACCGCCGTGCCGACGTTCACCACCCGGATCTCCGACCCGCACAACGACAACGTGTACGGCCGGCTCGAGGTCCGTGAGGGCACCACGGTCGTGCACTCGTCGGACACGCCGTCGGTCACCTCCGGCAGCGTGGTGGCCTGGCCGCCGGTGCCGGCCGGCAAGCTCCCCACCGACCAGCCCGCGCGGGTGTTCTCCTACGCCGCACGCGCCGACGACGGCCACCTTGCCAGCGCCTGGACAACGGCCTGCTACTTCACGGTGGACACCGTCACCCCCGGCACGCCCCAGATCGAGTCGGACGACTTCCCGGACGGTGAGCCGAACCTGCCGGTGGGCCAGGTCGGCACGCTGCGGATCGCCCCCGGCTTCGGCCCGCAGGGCACCGTGGACACCGACCTGAGCGGATACCGGTACGGCTTCCAGCAGGACAAGATGACCGGCTGGGTGGCCGCCGACGGCGCCGGGCGTGCCGCCATCCCGATGGTGCTCTGGACCACCGCGCGCACGCTGTACGTCCAGGCGGTGGACCGGGCCGGCAATCCGTCCACCCACGACACACCGTGCATCTGCACCGCCTGGGACCTGCGCGCCCAGGCCGGCACCGCGACACCGGCGGACACGCCGGGCGACGTCAACGGCGACGGACTCGCCGACATATCCACCACACTGGACCTCGGCTACGGGCGCACCGCCGCGTGGAGCCTGCTCAGCAAGTCCGGCGGTGGGCTGTACCCGCAGCCGTACCTGGGCTGGGACACCGGGATCAACGGCGGGTTCGACGCGTACCGGATCAAGCAGGTCCGCGGTGACTTCACCGGCGACGGGCTGGCCGACATCGCGCTGTTCCGCGACGACCCGAACAACACGCTCAAGCTGTTCCTGCTGCGGTCCGACTCGCATCGGTACGACGCGGCCGGCACCCCGCTGTGGGAGAGCGCGCCCGGCAGCGTGTGGAAGCTGACGAACATCCAGCCGGTGGCCACGGACGCGGACGGTGACGGACGGCTGGACCTGGTCACGATGCTGCGGCTGGGCCCGGCCGAGTTCAGCCTGAACGTGCTGCGGAACACCGGCAGCGGCACCACGGTCTCGATCGCCGCGCCCGCGGAGTGGTACCGCAACCCGGTGGGGTATGCGGAGCCGGGCCGGATGAAGGTGGTCGGCGGCGACTTCAACGGCGACGGCAAGGGCGAGGTCGCCTTCTTCTACAACTACGACAACAGCACGTACGGCCTGACCCGGCTCTGGATGCACTCCTCCACCGGCGCCGCGTTCTCCAGCGCCACCCAGGTGTGGGACAGCGGCGCGGGCAACTGGGAGTGGGGCCGGGGCACGCCGGTCGCCGCCGACTTCACCGGTGACGGGCGCACCGACATCATCCAGATGTACGACTACGGCGCCGCGACGCGGTTCTTCATCTTCCCCGCGGCCGCCACGTTCCTCGGGGTCGGAGCGCCCACGGTGTGGTGGGACGGCGCACCCGCCGGCACCGCGTTCGCCGCGCCCAAGGCGGAGCTGGTGCCCGGCGACCTCAACGGCGACGGACGGGCCGACCTGGCCGCGCTCTACGAGGCGACCGGCGCGGCCAAGGTGCACCTGTTCATCTCCGGTACCGGCGGCACCTCGGCGGTCCCTCCGGACCTCGGCACACCGGCCTGGACCGGATCGATCGGCGCGGTCACCGGATCGGTGACGCCCGAACCGGGGCGGTGGTACCAGGTGGTCGCGTCGCACAGCGGCAAGTGCCTGGACGTGTCCAACGTCGGCACCACCAGCGGTTCCAAGATCCATCAGTGGACGTGCACGGCCACGGCCGGAAACCAGCGGGTGACGTTCGTGCCGGCCGGCGGTGGCCCCTACTACGAGGTGCGGTTCGAGAACAGCGGGCGGTGCCTGGACGTCGACAGCTACGGGCGCGGTGACGGATCGCTGCTGCAGATCTGGGACTGCCTGGGCACCGGCAACCAGCAGTTCCGCCTGGAGTATCTGGGTGGCGCGGGAGCAGACGTCCAGGTGAGACTGCGTGCGGCGCACAGTGACAAGTGCGTGGGGATCAGCGGCGCGAGTCTGGCGGACGGCGGTGTCGGCGTCCAGTGGACGTGCTCCGGCGGGCCGGGCACGGACCACGCCTACCACGTGCGGCTGCTGCCCTGA
- a CDS encoding sensor histidine kinase, with protein sequence MTTTGLCHEALLYDSDTAYCDAVLPFLRDGLADGDALVAAVPGDNMALLRDALGADAADVTFIDRDEWYRRPAVTIAGWREQLAHAQARGHGRARIVGEVAFGHADRHVAWTRYESVVNALFADAPAWIICPYDLRTLPGQVVADAHRTHPVIRDPHRRDSSRYRPPAALLPELPEPLPPVPGAPLADLPLHDVTELGAVRRTVRAIASGWPDDPLDDLLLVTTEIAVNGLRHGSGDRRLRLWRTADTVICEVSDDGPGPRDPLVGYGPPPDGSPGGRGLWLVRQLCDAMAISTTTGTRVRISVTAP encoded by the coding sequence GTGACCACAACCGGCCTCTGCCACGAGGCACTCCTCTACGACAGCGACACCGCCTACTGCGACGCCGTGCTCCCGTTCCTCCGCGACGGCCTGGCCGACGGCGACGCGCTGGTCGCGGCCGTACCCGGCGACAACATGGCACTGCTGCGCGACGCGCTCGGCGCCGACGCCGCCGACGTCACGTTCATCGACCGCGACGAGTGGTACCGGCGCCCCGCCGTCACCATCGCCGGCTGGCGCGAGCAGCTCGCACACGCCCAGGCCCGCGGCCACGGCCGTGCCCGCATCGTCGGCGAGGTCGCATTCGGCCACGCCGACCGCCACGTCGCCTGGACCCGGTACGAGTCCGTGGTCAACGCGCTCTTCGCCGACGCACCCGCCTGGATCATCTGCCCCTACGACCTCCGCACCCTTCCCGGCCAGGTCGTCGCGGACGCACACCGCACCCACCCGGTGATCCGCGACCCGCACCGCCGCGACAGCTCCCGCTACCGCCCACCCGCCGCCCTCCTGCCCGAACTCCCCGAGCCCCTGCCGCCGGTCCCCGGCGCCCCACTCGCCGACCTGCCCCTGCACGACGTCACCGAACTCGGCGCCGTCCGCCGCACCGTCCGCGCGATCGCCTCCGGCTGGCCCGACGACCCCCTCGACGACCTCCTGCTGGTCACCACCGAAATCGCCGTCAACGGCCTTCGCCACGGCAGCGGCGACCGCCGCCTCCGCCTCTGGCGCACCGCCGACACCGTCATCTGCGAGGTCTCCGACGACGGCCCCGGCCCCCGCGACCCGCTGGTCGGCTACGGCCCTCCGCCCGACGGCAGCCCCGGCGGCCGCGGCCTCTGGCTCGTCCGCCAACTCTGCGACGCCATGGCCATCTCCACCACCACCGGCACCCGGGTCCGCATCTCCGTGACAGCTCCCTGA
- a CDS encoding helix-turn-helix domain-containing protein, translating to MTGAGTPAEAGACATAGTTAYAGTVAGPGAATRAGAAAGSGTAANAGTAANAGTAANAGTGAGTATRAGTPTSAGTPASAGTPASAGQAGAGTAAGVRAAAGTSTSDGAGATTDASTLTHVWAAAQRQVDAPGARLTERERALIGLLARGHTDASAATALQISARSVTNLMRGLMDRFGAENRFQLGIALGAARIAGPPARTGTAAHRWEDPETAAHVA from the coding sequence ATGACCGGTGCCGGCACACCGGCCGAAGCCGGAGCCTGCGCCACCGCGGGCACCACGGCCTACGCGGGCACCGTCGCCGGACCAGGGGCGGCGACCCGGGCGGGCGCGGCGGCCGGCTCAGGCACCGCAGCCAACGCGGGCACCGCAGCCAACGCGGGCACCGCAGCCAACGCGGGCACCGGAGCAGGCACCGCAACCAGAGCAGGCACCCCAACCAGCGCAGGCACCCCCGCCAGCGCAGGCACCCCCGCCAGCGCAGGTCAGGCCGGCGCAGGAACCGCAGCCGGCGTGAGGGCCGCGGCTGGCACCTCCACCTCGGACGGCGCCGGCGCGACGACGGACGCCAGCACGTTGACGCATGTCTGGGCGGCGGCGCAGCGGCAGGTCGACGCACCGGGAGCGCGGCTGACCGAGCGGGAGCGGGCGCTGATCGGCCTGTTGGCGCGTGGGCACACGGACGCCTCCGCCGCGACCGCGTTGCAGATCAGCGCCCGGTCGGTGACCAACCTGATGCGCGGCCTGATGGACCGATTCGGTGCCGAGAATCGGTTTCAGCTCGGGATCGCGCTCGGTGCCGCCCGCATCGCCGGGCCGCCCGCCCGGACCGGCACCGCCGCACACCGCTGGGAGGATCCGGAAACCGCAGCCCACGTCGCCTGA
- a CDS encoding MEDS domain-containing protein codes for MGREVTAMVETLQPGDHVCWTIGTDDEQLRVTARFITDGLARRHRIVYFTHSLLPQAVAAGLDARGVPVAEAVAAGQLRITSSSGGYLATGRFDAAAMPAAWAAEQAVARAAGWAGLRAIGDMAWAASRLPGSEDLAGYEARVNRVFAEGYAMALCLYDRRLFTAAELAPITAAHPCTKGPGTHEAGWEPGLRMRFAATPPRLTLRGEIDASNRHAVAAMLDTLADEAAAAGTTAEVDVSEAAVYDVATITRLVRDGRRTYRLIGESPQLTKLIRLLAVRPAYAGGPA; via the coding sequence GTGGGACGGGAGGTGACCGCGATGGTGGAGACGCTGCAACCGGGTGATCACGTGTGCTGGACGATCGGCACCGACGACGAGCAGCTGCGCGTCACCGCGCGGTTCATCACGGACGGCCTCGCCCGTCGTCACCGGATCGTGTACTTCACGCACAGCCTGTTACCGCAGGCCGTGGCCGCCGGCCTGGACGCGCGCGGCGTGCCGGTCGCCGAGGCAGTCGCCGCCGGCCAGCTGCGGATCACCTCGTCGTCCGGCGGATACCTGGCGACCGGCCGGTTCGACGCGGCCGCGATGCCGGCCGCCTGGGCAGCCGAGCAGGCGGTGGCCCGGGCCGCGGGCTGGGCCGGGCTGCGCGCGATCGGCGACATGGCGTGGGCCGCGTCCCGCCTCCCCGGATCCGAGGACCTGGCCGGGTACGAGGCACGCGTCAACCGCGTCTTCGCCGAGGGATACGCGATGGCGCTCTGCCTGTACGACCGCCGCCTTTTCACGGCCGCGGAACTCGCGCCGATCACGGCGGCGCACCCGTGCACGAAGGGCCCCGGCACCCACGAGGCGGGGTGGGAGCCCGGCCTGCGCATGCGGTTCGCGGCCACGCCGCCCCGCCTGACGCTGCGCGGCGAGATCGACGCGTCGAACCGGCACGCGGTCGCCGCGATGCTGGACACGCTGGCCGACGAGGCCGCCGCGGCCGGCACCACGGCCGAGGTCGACGTGTCCGAGGCCGCGGTCTACGACGTCGCCACGATAACCCGGCTGGTCCGGGACGGGCGGCGCACGTACCGTCTGATCGGCGAGTCCCCGCAGCTGACCAAGCTGATCAGGCTGCTGGCCGTGCGACCCGCCTACGCGGGGGGACCGGCGTGA